A region from the Salvia splendens isolate huo1 chromosome 15, SspV2, whole genome shotgun sequence genome encodes:
- the LOC121769072 gene encoding BTB/POZ domain-containing protein At1g63850-like: MAGTTTHLNSHSQILKIKRRRCRETTITTTTHPTSSAAATHLQPDPHIAISPDANPPQIRPAMGPYGAGDGFPSSLSKFNSALTAGLLNPMSPPPPPQDKTRSSPTLFEMMANEPDSVPRAPPAAFENGAAAVKNQQGARLAANVDKQALMHQRLLDLLASRSPGNQFNDAASSDVMLTLSSKDGVSVSIRVHRQILVVHSRFFALKLNESWVKQQGSWVPYNVEIADCDDIEVYIETLRLMYSKDLRRKLMKVDVQRVLGILRVSVAIGFDAGVLSCLEYLEAAPWAEDEEEKVASLLSELRLEGVGAGEVLKRVSLDAAAGLDDGKNSEEVLLKLLQVVLEGKDEKARREMKDLVTKLLRENSSQKDLRKESMYFAFDECLKLLSRHFLQAAHGDMQDIGQIARQADNLHWLLDIMIDRQIAENFLITWASQSELSEAHPKVPPIHRYEVSRVTARLFVGIGKRELLASKEARCMLLKTWLVPFYEDFRWMGRASRGLDRHSIEDGLSNTISTLPMALQQEIFVSWFNRFLNGADDCPNIQRGFEVWWRRAFVRRKGEDERPHQMRIISDTMENS; the protein is encoded by the exons ATGGCAGGTACCACCACTCACCTCAACTCCCACTCCCAAATCCTCAAGATCAAACGCCGCCGCTGCCGTGAGACTACCATCACAACCACCACCCATCCTACTTCCTCCGCCGCAGCAACTCACCTCCAACCCGACCCTCACATCGCCATCTCCCCCGACGCAAATCCGCCTCAGATCCGCCCCGCGATGGGACCCTACGGCGCCGGAGACGGCTTCCCCTCTTCGCTCAGCAAATTCAACTCCGCGCTCACCGCCGGCCTCCTCAACCCAATGTccccgcctccgccgccgcaggATAAAACCCGCTCGAGCCCGACGCTTTTCGAGATGATGGCGAATGAGCCGGACAGCGTGCCTAGGGCGCCGCCTGCCGCCTTTGAGAACGGCGCCGCTGCGGTTAAAAATCAGCAGGGCGCGAGGCTCGCTGCGAATGTGGATAAGCAGGCGCTGATGCATCAGCGGCTGCTGGATCTGCTGGCGTCGAGGAGCCCTGGGAATCAGTTCAATGACGCGGCCTCGAGCGATGTGATGCTCACTTTGAGCTCCAAGGACGGTGTGAGTGTCTCGATTAGGGTTCATAGGCAGATCCTTGTGGTTCACAGTCGTTTTTTCGCGTTAAAATTGAACGAGAGCTGGGTTAAGCAGCAAGGGAGCTGGGTTCCGTACAATGTGGAGATTGCTGATTGTGATGATATTGAGGTTTACATTGAGACTCTGAGGCTAATGTATTCTAAAGACTTGAGGAGGAAGTTGATGAAGGTGGATGTGCAGCGGGTGCTCGGTATACTTAGG GTGTCAGTGGCAATTGGGTTTGATGCTGGTGTACTATCATGCTTGGAATACTTAGAAGCTGCTCCATGGGCTGAAGACGAAGAAGAGAAGGTAGCCTCCCTGTTATCAGAGCTTCGACTTGAAGGGGTTGGAGCTGGGGAAGTTTTGAAAAGAGTTTCTTTAGATGCTGCAGCAGGGCTCGACGACGGAAAGAATAGCGAAGAAGTGCTTCTCAAACTGTTGCAGGTAGTTCTCGAAGGGAAAGATGAGAAGGCTAGGAGAGAGATGAAAGATTTGGTGACCAAATTGCTGCGCGAAAATTCATCACAGAAAGATTTGAGGAAGGAGTCTATGTACTTTGCTTTTGACGAGTGCTTGAAATTACTTTCTCGTCACTTCTTACAGGCAGCACATGGGGACATGCAAGATATAGGTCAGATAGCGAGGCAGGCGGATAATTTGCATTGGCTGCTCGACATTATGATTGATAGACAGATTGCTGAAAACTTCCTTATAACATGGGCCTCACAGTCTGAATTATCCGAGGCACATCCCAAAGTGCCTCCGATACACAGATACGAAGTCAGCAGAGTTACGGCCAGGCTTTTTGTGGGGATCGGAAAGAGAGAGCTGTTGGCCAGCAAAGAGGCCAGGTGTATGCTTTTGAAGACTTGGTTGGTGCCCTTTTATGAGGATTTTAGATGGATGGGGAGGGCATCAAGGGGTCTTGATCGGCATTCAATTGAGGACGGTCTTAGCAACACCATATCAACCTTGCCAATGGCCTTACAGCAGGAAATTTTTGTTTCGTGGTTCAACAGATTTCTGAATGGGGCTGATGATTGTCCAAATATCCAGAGGGGATTCGAAGTTTGGTGGAGGAGGGCGTTTGTGAGACGAAAGGGCGAGGATGAGAGACCTCACCAAATGCGAATTATATCCGACACAATGGAGAACTCGTGA